One stretch of Roseimicrobium sp. ORNL1 DNA includes these proteins:
- a CDS encoding tRNA-dihydrouridine synthase family protein has product MTPIQHLDALLARPEPLLALAPMQDVTDLPFWRLMTAYGGADVYYTEYFRVHADSNLEKGILPSIAENPTGMPAVAQMIGNDIPSLVRTAKELQQYPIAAVDLNLGCPAPVVYKKCAGGGLLREPERIDAILGALRDAVQVKFTVKTRIGFDDNAVFDRLLPIFAKHSIDLLTVHGRTVLEMYRSDVHYDFIARAVQAMSCPVLANGNVSSAKKAEQILHETGARGLMIGRGAIRNPWMFQQIRQHQRGEPILLPRGRDVLAYIHALYEAVTSPEVPEIYQVQKMKKYLNFLGLGVEPTGAFLHAMRRVKTKAELFDLCAEHLDHGNEMSLEPFELDLQAKDVLAGVHQ; this is encoded by the coding sequence ATGACTCCCATCCAGCACCTCGATGCCCTCCTGGCCCGCCCGGAGCCGTTGCTGGCGCTTGCCCCCATGCAGGACGTGACGGACCTGCCCTTTTGGCGGCTCATGACGGCCTATGGCGGCGCAGATGTGTACTACACGGAATACTTCCGCGTCCACGCTGACTCGAATCTGGAGAAAGGCATCCTGCCCTCCATCGCGGAAAATCCCACCGGCATGCCTGCCGTGGCGCAGATGATTGGGAATGACATTCCCTCCCTCGTCCGCACGGCGAAGGAACTCCAGCAGTACCCCATCGCCGCCGTGGACCTCAATCTCGGCTGCCCGGCCCCGGTGGTGTACAAGAAGTGCGCCGGCGGCGGCCTGTTGCGCGAGCCGGAACGCATTGATGCCATCCTCGGCGCCTTGCGTGACGCGGTGCAGGTGAAGTTCACCGTGAAGACCCGCATCGGCTTCGATGACAATGCCGTCTTCGACCGCCTCCTGCCCATCTTCGCGAAGCACTCGATCGACCTCCTCACCGTCCACGGCCGCACCGTGCTGGAGATGTACCGCAGCGACGTGCACTACGATTTCATCGCCCGAGCCGTGCAAGCCATGTCCTGCCCCGTGCTGGCGAATGGCAATGTCTCCTCTGCCAAGAAGGCTGAGCAGATCCTGCACGAGACGGGTGCGCGTGGGCTGATGATTGGTCGCGGCGCCATCCGCAACCCGTGGATGTTCCAGCAGATCCGCCAGCATCAGCGCGGTGAGCCCATCCTCCTGCCACGGGGTCGTGACGTGCTCGCGTACATCCACGCCCTCTATGAGGCCGTGACTTCACCCGAGGTGCCCGAGATCTACCAGGTACAGAAGATGAAGAAGTACCTCAATTTCCTCGGCCTTGGCGTGGAACCCACAGGTGCCTTCCTGCATGCCATGCGCCGTGTGAAGACCAAGGCCGAACTCTTCGACCTGTGTGCCGAGCATCTCGACCACGGAAACGAAATGTCGCTGGAGCCCTTCGAACTGGACCTACAGGCGAAGGATGTGCTGGCGGGTGTGCACCAATAG
- the efp gene encoding elongation factor P, with amino-acid sequence MASVPVINLRKGHAVRHNNDICVVSDYELKTPPRMASYVQMSVRSITIGKVYNLRMTSNESMESVNLNRDSHEYSYKDGDGYHFMHPETFEDVLLGEDKVKDVKKYLIEGQKYLIVFADEVVAGIELPPSIVMEVTEAPEGVRGDSANNVYKTATMETGLDVQVPLFINRGDKISVKTEDGSYLGRAN; translated from the coding sequence ATGGCTTCCGTCCCCGTCATCAATCTCCGCAAAGGTCACGCCGTCCGTCATAACAATGACATCTGCGTCGTCTCCGACTACGAACTCAAGACGCCTCCGCGTATGGCTTCGTACGTCCAGATGTCCGTTCGCAGCATCACCATCGGCAAGGTGTACAACCTGCGCATGACCTCGAACGAGTCCATGGAATCGGTGAACCTGAATCGCGACTCCCACGAGTACAGCTACAAGGACGGCGACGGCTACCACTTCATGCACCCTGAGACCTTTGAAGACGTGCTTCTCGGCGAAGACAAGGTGAAGGACGTGAAGAAGTACCTCATCGAAGGGCAGAAGTACCTCATCGTTTTTGCGGACGAAGTCGTGGCTGGCATCGAACTCCCCCCGTCCATCGTGATGGAAGTGACCGAGGCTCCCGAAGGCGTGCGCGGCGACTCCGCCAACAACGTCTACAAGACCGCCACCATGGAGACCGGTCTCGACGTTCAAGTCCCCCTCTTCATCAACCGCGGTGACAAGATCAGCGTGAAGACCGAAGACGGCAGCTACCTGGGCCGCGCGAACTAA
- a CDS encoding PmoA family protein, with protein sequence MRTLTLALLCSALALPAFSQDTSTIPNTKPVPRLQVLPLPDSQASFQLDGKELTRFHFDPTAKRPFWYPIQTTMAPSLVRMGHPHDPLTHRHHYGVWMTHNSVSGVNFWADEKDTGGKTEYGSIRVQGVLGLWDGEDSASMMTLNHWVSERDQRILLLEKRHTEAKLLPDATSWLLIIDSEFTAPKGQTATFDKSNFGLLGVRMAKQLGTVDGGGRILNSEGQINEAEIFEKPARWCDYSGRLTNDEKGFAGIALFNHPQNPYNPTDFHVRKDGWMCPCFSRNGALTVNDTTPLRGRWALWVHEGVASKEKCEEMWQAFCKLPVADMAKKP encoded by the coding sequence ATGCGCACGCTCACACTCGCCCTGCTCTGCTCCGCCCTCGCGCTTCCCGCATTTTCTCAGGATACGTCCACCATTCCGAACACCAAGCCGGTGCCACGCCTGCAGGTGCTGCCGCTGCCGGACTCTCAGGCGAGCTTCCAGTTGGATGGCAAGGAACTGACGCGTTTCCATTTCGACCCGACGGCAAAGAGGCCCTTCTGGTATCCCATCCAAACGACCATGGCGCCTTCGCTGGTGCGCATGGGGCACCCGCATGATCCCCTGACACATCGCCACCACTATGGCGTGTGGATGACGCACAACTCCGTGAGCGGCGTGAACTTCTGGGCAGATGAAAAGGACACAGGCGGCAAGACCGAATACGGCAGCATTCGCGTGCAGGGTGTCCTCGGGCTTTGGGACGGCGAGGACTCTGCGTCCATGATGACGCTGAATCATTGGGTCTCCGAGCGGGACCAGCGCATCCTGCTGCTCGAGAAACGGCACACAGAAGCGAAGCTGCTGCCGGACGCAACGTCCTGGCTGCTCATCATCGACAGCGAGTTTACCGCACCGAAGGGCCAGACGGCCACCTTTGACAAGAGCAACTTCGGTCTCCTCGGCGTGCGCATGGCGAAGCAACTCGGCACGGTCGATGGCGGAGGGCGCATCTTGAATTCCGAAGGGCAAATCAATGAGGCGGAGATTTTCGAGAAACCCGCACGCTGGTGCGACTACAGCGGGCGGTTGACGAACGACGAAAAAGGCTTCGCCGGCATCGCGCTCTTCAACCACCCGCAAAATCCGTACAACCCCACCGATTTCCACGTGCGGAAGGACGGCTGGATGTGCCCCTGCTTCTCCCGAAACGGCGCTCTGACCGTGAATGACACCACTCCGCTCCGCGGTCGTTGGGCACTCTGGGTGCACGAGGGAGTGGCATCGAAGGAGAAGTGCGAGGAAATGTGGCAGGCATTTTGCAAGCTGCCCGTGGCGGACATGGCGAAGAAACCGTGA
- a CDS encoding patatin-like phospholipase family protein: MTVLITALFLMVTAMRPAAAQEPVDKGADTKRPKVGLVLSGGAAFGISHIGVLKALEELRIPVDYVAGTSMGSIVGGLYASGMPPEEIERWFREADWHYLLSDSQPRSSESLRAKERGFALNQGVEFEIKNNTLTLPAAFVSGRNIMASLRKLTVPVRDVHDFDQLPIPFRAIATDIETGDRVVMGEGDLVQCVRASMSIPAIFLPVERDGKLLADGGSASNLPISTVQDMGADVIIAVDATEALKKADQLNTADNMALQVVSILLNNQMDLEKKLLNPDDVLLRVIVRDISAMDFAKGVQGIPVGYAETMKSREALSRLSVSPEAYERYLARQRLSREDEVMVHFLKVRTPDGQVTNHPVRRPFNFLLNDEDSRIHMQNMVSDLGQFHQYEVGDFEVVEEDGSRGLLITAREPKAGRHQIHFGFNFGYSSTDEGDYNLLLAHRMTDLNRWGAEWVNYLSLGTTTQIQSEWYQPIDPERRFFVALHGLASSDFIDARSEDDEPMRFRQKDYIGGLDVGMRLWQAGEFRVGYAGGSSEIHRRLGVPDDVPPQGDRGWIHADLSVDTLDAPNFATRGFYGQVSVAASRRDLGDVADYTMLSGQVYKPITFGKNTIVPRISGSVKLEGDDVPLYDQGSLGGFLNLSGLAPGVLFGENHAIAELVYYRKVADLNPSTGRGIYAGFSAEYGEVWGPNRGFDLEDGTLAGSIFLGADTVFGGLYLGAGVAEGGDVGVYIQLGRLFEPNTPRR; this comes from the coding sequence ATGACCGTTCTCATCACCGCGCTTTTCTTGATGGTCACGGCAATGCGGCCCGCAGCCGCGCAAGAGCCTGTTGATAAAGGAGCTGACACCAAACGCCCCAAAGTCGGTCTGGTACTCAGCGGTGGCGCTGCTTTCGGCATCTCCCACATCGGCGTGTTGAAAGCCCTGGAGGAACTTCGCATTCCGGTCGACTACGTCGCGGGCACGAGCATGGGTTCCATCGTGGGTGGACTCTATGCCAGCGGCATGCCGCCCGAGGAGATCGAGCGTTGGTTCCGTGAGGCGGACTGGCATTATCTTCTCTCGGACAGCCAGCCGCGCTCCAGTGAATCCCTTCGTGCGAAGGAACGGGGCTTTGCCCTCAATCAAGGTGTCGAATTCGAAATCAAGAACAACACCCTGACGCTCCCAGCCGCGTTCGTTTCTGGAAGGAACATCATGGCCAGCCTGCGCAAGCTCACGGTGCCGGTGCGCGATGTGCACGACTTCGACCAGCTGCCCATTCCGTTTCGCGCCATCGCCACGGACATCGAGACCGGTGACAGGGTCGTGATGGGCGAAGGCGACCTGGTGCAGTGCGTGCGCGCGAGCATGTCAATCCCAGCCATCTTTCTTCCAGTCGAGCGCGATGGGAAGCTCCTCGCAGACGGCGGCTCCGCGAGCAACCTGCCCATCAGCACGGTGCAGGACATGGGCGCGGATGTAATCATCGCCGTGGACGCCACCGAGGCACTCAAGAAAGCGGATCAACTGAACACCGCCGACAACATGGCCCTGCAGGTGGTATCGATCCTGCTAAACAATCAAATGGACCTGGAGAAGAAGCTTCTCAATCCGGATGACGTGCTGTTGCGCGTGATTGTGCGCGACATCTCGGCGATGGACTTCGCGAAGGGCGTGCAAGGCATTCCCGTCGGCTACGCGGAGACCATGAAGTCGCGCGAAGCGCTCTCACGTCTTTCCGTGTCGCCCGAAGCCTACGAGCGTTACCTCGCGAGGCAGCGGCTCTCGCGCGAGGACGAGGTGATGGTCCACTTCCTGAAGGTGCGCACACCCGATGGCCAGGTGACCAATCATCCGGTGCGACGCCCCTTCAACTTCCTGCTTAATGACGAAGACTCGCGTATCCACATGCAGAACATGGTTTCTGATCTGGGACAGTTTCACCAATACGAAGTGGGTGACTTTGAGGTAGTCGAGGAAGACGGCAGCCGCGGGCTTCTGATCACGGCTCGTGAACCCAAAGCCGGCCGGCACCAGATCCACTTTGGGTTCAATTTCGGCTACAGCTCCACGGATGAAGGCGACTACAATCTGCTGCTGGCCCATCGCATGACCGACCTGAACCGCTGGGGCGCGGAGTGGGTGAACTACCTGAGCCTGGGTACAACAACCCAGATTCAAAGCGAATGGTACCAGCCCATTGACCCCGAACGTCGATTCTTTGTGGCCTTGCACGGACTAGCGTCCAGCGACTTCATCGATGCGCGCAGCGAGGATGATGAACCCATGCGCTTCCGGCAGAAAGACTACATCGGTGGGCTGGATGTAGGGATGCGTCTCTGGCAAGCGGGCGAATTTCGCGTGGGCTATGCCGGTGGGTCGAGTGAAATTCATCGGCGGCTCGGTGTGCCGGATGATGTCCCGCCCCAGGGAGACCGCGGGTGGATCCATGCGGACCTTTCGGTGGATACGCTGGACGCGCCGAACTTCGCCACGCGTGGATTCTACGGTCAGGTGTCTGTCGCGGCTTCACGCCGTGACTTAGGCGATGTGGCGGACTACACCATGCTCTCTGGACAAGTGTACAAGCCGATCACCTTTGGAAAAAACACCATCGTACCACGCATCAGCGGCTCGGTGAAACTGGAGGGCGATGATGTGCCACTTTATGACCAAGGCTCGCTCGGTGGCTTCTTGAATCTCTCAGGACTCGCGCCAGGAGTGCTGTTCGGCGAGAACCATGCGATCGCAGAGCTGGTCTACTACCGGAAGGTCGCGGACCTGAATCCCTCCACCGGTCGTGGCATCTATGCGGGCTTCTCTGCGGAATACGGCGAAGTGTGGGGACCCAATCGAGGATTCGACCTTGAAGACGGCACCCTCGCGGGCAGCATCTTCCTGGGAGCAGATACAGTCTTCGGCGGGCTCTACCTGGGCGCTGGCGTTGCTGAAGGCGGAGATGTGGGGGTGTACATTCAACTGGGACGACTCTTTGAACCGAACACGCCGCGGAGGTGA
- a CDS encoding beta-galactosidase, whose product MKFLSAFVCAYLVAVSSAHAANLSFVHDGLEVDAGSLGKFILEYPGFSDAQQKPVHKLVERKAAGKSATIKYEDGAQVEMSVGQGGQVTMTMSSIPADVKNFDFQMQIPIAYNQGGSWKMGDKTGEFPKTKPASPHLFQGHAPSLNITNYEGKTLTIATPEFSFLQLADNREWNWAIFHFKSITPYDASRSTVTLTITDAGPAGGAKAKPLVDSFGQSAREEWADKVKSMEELKADVAAEKKYYDGLQPPVRDAFGGLPGSKEKLGLKETGFFHVEKKGDRWVLVNPAGNAFFHLGLCGVNPNDDYTLVKGRESAYEWLPSPQGEFSSVFRPDSGGTIVSFHLVNQIRKYGQPYDIESYTARMIERMRKWGFTSVGAFSESGMQARKAVSFPTVSHLPLNVWEGIPRIAGIHETFDPFDEKTRALVEKNLANVLPGKANDPLIIGWYIVNEPIYEQIPHIVPTLNGSHACKRRFVQWLEEKYKTIDAFNTAWGMKATSFGALTDVGLAMQTDAAKQDAVAFASVFLDEYMKLVCENARKHDPNHMIIGSRLQPGTISHEWISRVMGKHVDVMSFNYYTYGLDTGFLKRIYEWTGGKPMFLSEFFWSSPKDSGLEGGRDVNSQQERGLAYRNYVEQGAALGFVLGIEWFTLVDQSVTGRWFSGFDGERSNSGVISVADRPWKGMLEEVMKTNYNIYKVYLDEKAPFVWDDTRFKVK is encoded by the coding sequence ATGAAATTTCTCTCCGCCTTTGTCTGTGCATATCTCGTTGCCGTTTCATCGGCACACGCGGCCAATCTGAGTTTCGTTCACGATGGCCTGGAGGTGGACGCTGGCAGTCTGGGCAAGTTCATCCTGGAATATCCTGGGTTCTCCGATGCGCAGCAGAAGCCGGTGCACAAATTGGTGGAGCGCAAGGCGGCCGGGAAATCAGCGACCATCAAGTATGAAGACGGGGCGCAGGTGGAGATGTCGGTGGGTCAGGGGGGACAGGTGACGATGACGATGTCCAGCATCCCGGCGGACGTGAAGAATTTCGATTTCCAGATGCAGATCCCGATTGCCTACAATCAGGGTGGTTCGTGGAAGATGGGAGACAAGACTGGGGAGTTTCCAAAGACAAAGCCGGCCTCGCCACATCTCTTCCAAGGCCATGCGCCTTCGCTGAACATCACCAACTATGAAGGCAAGACGCTGACCATTGCCACGCCGGAGTTTTCGTTCCTTCAGCTTGCGGACAACCGCGAGTGGAACTGGGCCATCTTCCACTTCAAATCGATAACACCGTATGATGCGAGCAGGAGTACGGTGACGCTTACGATCACGGATGCAGGCCCTGCCGGTGGAGCAAAGGCCAAACCGCTGGTGGATTCCTTTGGCCAGAGCGCCCGCGAGGAATGGGCGGACAAGGTGAAGAGCATGGAAGAACTGAAGGCCGACGTCGCCGCAGAGAAGAAGTACTACGACGGCCTGCAGCCACCCGTGCGTGACGCCTTCGGCGGCCTGCCGGGCAGCAAGGAAAAGCTTGGGCTGAAGGAGACGGGCTTCTTCCACGTGGAGAAGAAGGGTGACCGCTGGGTGCTGGTGAATCCTGCGGGCAATGCCTTCTTCCATCTCGGGCTGTGCGGGGTGAATCCCAATGATGACTACACACTGGTGAAGGGACGTGAGAGCGCCTACGAGTGGCTGCCTTCACCGCAGGGTGAGTTTTCCTCAGTGTTCCGTCCAGACAGCGGCGGCACGATTGTCTCGTTCCATCTGGTGAATCAGATCCGCAAGTACGGCCAGCCGTATGACATCGAGAGCTACACCGCGCGGATGATCGAGCGCATGCGCAAGTGGGGCTTCACCTCGGTGGGTGCGTTCTCCGAAAGCGGCATGCAGGCGCGCAAGGCAGTGAGCTTCCCCACCGTGTCCCATCTCCCGTTGAACGTCTGGGAGGGCATTCCCCGCATCGCCGGCATTCACGAGACCTTCGACCCTTTCGATGAGAAGACACGCGCGCTGGTAGAGAAGAATCTCGCCAACGTACTGCCGGGCAAGGCGAACGACCCGCTCATCATCGGCTGGTACATCGTGAATGAGCCCATCTATGAGCAGATCCCGCACATCGTGCCGACGCTCAATGGCAGTCATGCATGCAAGCGCCGCTTTGTGCAGTGGCTGGAGGAGAAGTACAAGACCATCGATGCATTCAACACGGCATGGGGCATGAAGGCGACCTCTTTCGGCGCACTCACCGATGTGGGGCTCGCCATGCAGACGGACGCGGCCAAGCAAGACGCGGTCGCCTTCGCCAGTGTCTTCCTTGATGAGTACATGAAGCTGGTGTGCGAGAACGCCCGCAAGCACGATCCGAATCATATGATCATCGGCAGCCGCCTGCAGCCCGGCACCATCTCACACGAATGGATTAGCCGTGTGATGGGCAAGCACGTGGATGTGATGTCCTTCAACTACTACACGTACGGCCTCGATACCGGCTTCCTGAAGCGCATCTACGAATGGACCGGGGGCAAGCCGATGTTCCTCAGCGAATTCTTCTGGTCCTCGCCAAAGGACAGCGGACTGGAAGGTGGCCGCGATGTGAACAGCCAGCAGGAACGTGGCCTCGCGTACCGGAACTACGTCGAGCAGGGTGCAGCGCTCGGATTCGTGCTGGGCATCGAGTGGTTTACCCTGGTGGATCAATCCGTGACCGGTCGCTGGTTCTCCGGCTTCGATGGAGAGCGCTCCAACAGCGGCGTCATCTCCGTGGCGGACCGCCCGTGGAAGGGCATGCTCGAAGAGGTGATGAAGACAAACTACAACATCTACAAGGTGTACCTCGACGAGAAAGCCCCGTTCGTGTGGGACGATACGAGGTTCAAGGTGAAGTAA
- a CDS encoding serine hydrolase domain-containing protein, producing the protein MKPFPCRSLAAAAVLLSFLVPNSVLHADYKPGRIAAALQPFVSQNTLAGAVTLVASKDKVLSLEAVGWSDIGKKKTMQTDDVFWIASMSKAMTAAGLMILVDEGKVKLDDPVEKYLPEFAGQMLAVKGDDGRFELKKPSQPITVRQILCHTSGMPFKSSIEQPVLDIYPLRQRTISYAVTPLQTEPGAAYQYSNAGINTAAEIIEIVTGKKFEDFMNERLIEPLGMKDTTFWPDEDQVERLAKSYKPNASKDGLEETTVTQLTYPLTSTKRQCMPAGGYFSTAMDVSKFCRMLLNKGTLNGKKILSADAVKQMTTVQSGEAKTKDQLADYGFGLKITTKEGGEDALSVGSYGHGGAYATQMWVDPVRERVVILMVQHGGFPFDAGKKINPTVLKAALE; encoded by the coding sequence ATGAAGCCTTTTCCCTGCCGCTCTCTCGCCGCCGCTGCGGTATTGCTATCTTTCCTCGTCCCCAATTCCGTCCTCCATGCGGACTACAAGCCGGGACGCATCGCCGCGGCGTTGCAACCCTTCGTGAGCCAGAACACCCTGGCGGGTGCTGTCACCCTCGTGGCCAGCAAGGACAAGGTACTGAGCCTCGAAGCCGTGGGCTGGTCGGACATCGGCAAGAAGAAGACGATGCAGACGGACGACGTTTTCTGGATTGCCTCGATGTCGAAGGCCATGACGGCCGCCGGGCTGATGATCCTGGTGGACGAAGGCAAGGTGAAGCTGGATGACCCGGTGGAGAAGTACCTTCCCGAATTCGCAGGGCAGATGCTTGCCGTGAAAGGTGATGACGGGCGCTTCGAGCTCAAGAAACCCTCGCAGCCCATCACCGTGCGCCAGATTCTCTGTCACACCAGCGGCATGCCCTTCAAGTCCTCCATCGAGCAGCCGGTACTGGACATCTACCCCCTGCGTCAGCGCACCATCAGCTATGCGGTGACTCCGCTGCAGACGGAACCCGGCGCCGCCTACCAGTACAGCAATGCCGGCATCAATACCGCCGCCGAGATCATCGAGATCGTGACTGGCAAGAAGTTCGAGGACTTCATGAACGAGCGCCTGATCGAGCCGCTGGGCATGAAGGACACCACCTTCTGGCCGGATGAAGATCAGGTGGAGCGGCTGGCCAAGTCGTACAAGCCGAATGCCAGCAAGGATGGCCTGGAAGAAACCACGGTCACGCAACTCACCTACCCGCTGACCAGTACCAAACGCCAGTGCATGCCGGCGGGCGGCTACTTTTCCACCGCGATGGATGTCTCCAAATTCTGCCGCATGCTGCTGAACAAGGGCACGCTCAACGGCAAGAAGATCCTGAGCGCCGACGCCGTGAAGCAGATGACCACCGTGCAGTCCGGTGAAGCGAAGACGAAGGACCAGCTTGCGGATTATGGCTTCGGCCTGAAAATCACCACGAAGGAAGGTGGCGAAGATGCGCTGAGCGTCGGCAGCTACGGCCACGGCGGTGCCTATGCCACCCAGATGTGGGTGGACCCGGTGCGTGAGAGAGTCGTCATTTTGATGGTGCAGCACGGTGGCTTTCCATTTGATGCCGGGAAGAAAATCAATCCCACGGTGCTGAAGGCGGCGCTTGAGTAG
- the queG gene encoding tRNA epoxyqueuosine(34) reductase QueG — translation MKSTLKAELQALAATLGFSDCRIAPALPAAHRHLYEQWVAEGKYGDMAWMARNLDRRSDPRVVLPGAQSVVMFAMNYFQGAEQSGELEGRIARYAWNDDYHDMIEKKLREVDAFLISRGGTQRYYVDTGPVLERDFASESGLGWNGKSTMQIHRALGTWFFLADILTTLEIDPDTPARDMCGKCTRCIDACPTNAITGPRRMDARRCISYLTIESKGSIPLEFRKAIGNHLYGCDDCLDACPWNRFAQVSREATFAAREAVFSMKLRDMLALTDDQFRALFSKSPIKRIKRPAFLRNVCVVLGNIGTQEDLPALRTAAADEQPLISEHAQWAIAEIEARVGDGFSPSAT, via the coding sequence ATGAAGTCTACGCTCAAGGCCGAACTGCAAGCACTGGCCGCCACACTCGGCTTCAGTGACTGCCGCATCGCGCCTGCGTTACCCGCCGCGCATCGACATCTGTATGAGCAGTGGGTGGCCGAGGGCAAGTATGGCGACATGGCATGGATGGCGCGCAACCTGGATCGGCGCAGCGATCCGCGCGTGGTGCTGCCCGGGGCGCAGTCGGTGGTGATGTTTGCCATGAACTACTTCCAGGGTGCCGAGCAATCCGGAGAGCTGGAAGGGCGCATCGCACGGTATGCGTGGAATGACGACTACCACGACATGATCGAGAAGAAGCTGCGCGAGGTCGATGCCTTCCTCATCTCGCGAGGCGGCACGCAGCGCTACTATGTGGATACGGGGCCGGTACTGGAGCGTGACTTCGCCAGCGAAAGCGGGCTCGGATGGAACGGGAAGAGCACCATGCAGATCCATCGTGCACTGGGCACGTGGTTCTTCCTCGCGGACATCCTCACGACTCTGGAGATAGATCCTGATACACCAGCACGGGACATGTGTGGGAAATGCACACGCTGCATCGACGCCTGCCCCACGAATGCCATCACAGGACCTCGCCGCATGGATGCGCGGCGGTGCATCTCCTACCTCACCATCGAGAGCAAGGGCAGCATCCCGCTCGAGTTTCGGAAGGCCATTGGGAATCACCTTTATGGCTGCGACGATTGCCTGGACGCGTGCCCGTGGAATCGCTTCGCCCAGGTGTCGCGTGAGGCCACGTTTGCAGCACGTGAGGCGGTGTTCTCCATGAAGTTGCGCGACATGCTGGCGCTCACGGATGATCAGTTCCGCGCGCTCTTCAGCAAGTCCCCCATCAAGCGCATCAAGCGCCCCGCCTTCCTGCGGAATGTGTGTGTGGTATTGGGCAATATCGGCACGCAAGAAGACTTGCCTGCCCTGCGGACTGCGGCGGCGGACGAGCAGCCGCTCATTTCCGAACATGCGCAGTGGGCGATTGCCGAGATCGAGGCACGAGTCGGCGATGGATTTTCACCGTCTGCGACGTAA
- a CDS encoding shikimate kinase yields the protein MSYLVIGCGYIGERVADLLHEAGHAVVGVTHSQESAQKLASAKAYPVHACDVSQASEVQALAEKLEVSPAWVIHCASSSRGGAETYRQVHLGGCSNLGTSFPEAKILFTSSTSVYPQTDGSVVTEESDATPDRETSQILRATEDLVLAGGGTVARLAGIYGPARSFVLKSYLEGTATIEGNEGNGRYLNQIHREDAARALVHLATSAPAGIYNVTDDTPVTQRECFTALSWRFQKLMPPVTEPNNQRKRAWTHKQVSNAKLRSTGFTLTFPSYEQAIAEDPELVRSIMAQLAVNGSPQPAGEAACGCNVILVGLMGSGKSTVGRMVAHSLGFGFADTDHLITDAAGQTIPEIFAAEGEEGFRVRETAALRSLVGRDGMVIATGGGIVTRPENLPLLKQLGFVVWLNADPNTLHRRTAHSHDRPLLKNPDPAGTLRKLHEGRSPLYEQASDMKINTDDFSPQDVAYGVAETARVHFSKASPAPRTHPHS from the coding sequence ATGAGTTATCTCGTCATCGGTTGTGGTTACATTGGTGAGCGCGTCGCCGACCTGCTGCACGAAGCGGGGCACGCCGTGGTGGGTGTGACGCACTCGCAGGAGTCCGCACAGAAGCTTGCCTCAGCGAAAGCCTATCCCGTACATGCCTGTGACGTGAGCCAGGCCTCGGAGGTGCAGGCCCTCGCTGAAAAGCTGGAGGTGAGCCCTGCGTGGGTCATCCACTGTGCCTCCTCCAGCCGTGGAGGCGCGGAGACGTACCGGCAGGTGCATCTGGGGGGCTGCAGCAATCTCGGCACTTCCTTTCCAGAGGCGAAGATCCTTTTCACCAGCAGCACGAGTGTGTATCCGCAGACGGATGGCTCGGTGGTCACGGAGGAAAGCGATGCCACACCGGATCGCGAGACCAGCCAGATCCTGCGTGCGACCGAGGATCTCGTGCTCGCCGGTGGCGGCACGGTGGCACGGCTGGCGGGCATCTACGGACCAGCACGATCCTTTGTGCTGAAGAGCTACCTTGAGGGCACAGCCACCATTGAGGGAAATGAAGGCAACGGTCGCTACCTCAACCAGATCCACCGTGAAGATGCGGCGCGTGCGCTGGTGCACCTCGCGACCAGTGCCCCTGCGGGCATCTACAATGTGACGGATGATACCCCAGTGACGCAGCGCGAGTGTTTCACCGCGCTCTCGTGGCGCTTCCAGAAACTGATGCCGCCCGTTACCGAGCCGAACAATCAGCGCAAGCGCGCCTGGACACACAAGCAGGTGTCGAATGCGAAGCTGCGCAGCACGGGATTCACGCTCACCTTTCCTTCCTACGAGCAAGCCATCGCGGAAGATCCCGAGCTGGTGCGCTCCATCATGGCTCAGCTGGCAGTGAACGGATCTCCCCAGCCTGCTGGTGAAGCAGCGTGTGGGTGCAATGTCATTCTCGTCGGCCTCATGGGCTCAGGGAAATCAACCGTGGGCCGCATGGTGGCACACAGCCTGGGCTTTGGCTTCGCAGACACCGACCATCTCATCACGGATGCTGCCGGGCAAACCATTCCCGAGATCTTCGCAGCTGAGGGAGAAGAAGGATTCCGCGTGCGTGAAACGGCGGCCCTGCGCTCGCTCGTGGGCCGGGATGGGATGGTGATCGCCACGGGCGGCGGCATCGTGACTCGACCCGAGAATCTTCCCCTGCTGAAGCAGCTTGGCTTTGTCGTCTGGCTCAATGCGGATCCGAACACGCTGCACCGCCGCACGGCTCATAGCCATGACCGCCCCTTGCTGAAGAATCCCGATCCTGCCGGCACCCTGCGCAAACTGCATGAGGGACGCAGCCCGCTCTACGAGCAGGCCAGCGACATGAAAATAAATACCGATGACTTCTCGCCGCAGGATGTAGCTTATGGCGTGGCAGAGACGGCGAGGGTGCACTTCAGCAAGGCATCCCCCGCTCCTCGCACACATCCTCACTCATGA